The following coding sequences are from one Nilaparvata lugens isolate BPH chromosome 4, ASM1435652v1, whole genome shotgun sequence window:
- the LOC120350866 gene encoding uncharacterized protein LOC120350866 — MSFHWHRCHFLLWTRNQQFDFVYLAGKSGKPEISAVEEEGQVIPRLFCHLYLPVSGAEVDGGVYGPAMERLQHLIDLGGSFTVVVENHVQLAGVETESGGAVLLRNAGNTRKEYGKHFPSTWISRRHCLDIRRRRPGVTPDRRVSVSVRERAYI, encoded by the exons ATGTCGTTTCATTGGCATAGGTGTCACTTCCTTCTCTGGACAAGAAATCAGCAGTTTGATTTCGTTTACCTGGCAG GCAAGTCGGGTAAACCTGAGATTTCGGCCGTTGAAGAGGAAGGACAGGTAATCCCGAGACTCTTCTGCCACTTGTACCTGCCAGTATCCGGCGCTGAGGTCGACGGTGGAGTATATGGTCCTGCCATGGAACGTCTGCAACACCTGATCGATCTGGGCGGGAGCTTCACGGTCGTCGTCGAGAATCATGTTCAGCTGGCGGGTGTCGAGACAGAGTCGGGTGGAGCCGTCCTTCTTCGAAACGCAG GCAATACCAGGAAGGAGTATGGGAAGCACTTTCCTTCGACTTGGATCTCCAGGAGGCATTGTTTAGATATTCGGAGGCGACGTCCTGGTGTGACACCTGATAG GAGGGTGTCCGTATCCGTGCGGGAGCGGGCGTACATCTAA